The following DNA comes from Deltaproteobacteria bacterium.
TGAGCCTGTTAGTGCCCGCTGGAGGGGTCTGGGCCTGATTCCTGAAAGCGGCCTGAAATTGAGAGGAGGGTTCAAGGAAATGGATGCGTCCGAGGCCTTTGACATTCCTTATAAGGATAAGGAAGATCCCCCTGGTTGTCTGTGTGGCGAGATACTTCAGGGGCTTAAAAGCCCCCCGGATTGTCCCCTTTTTGATAAAAGGTGTACTCAGCAGAATCCGGTAGGGCCATGCATGGTATCTTCAGAGGGGACTTGTGCCGCCTACCACAGATACGGAGTTTACCATGAAGGAAAAAGGGGGAAAGATACTTCTCGCTCACGGGGCAGGGGGAAAATTGACTCACGACCTTATACACGCACTATTTCTGCCCTTCCTTAAAAATAAGCTTCTTTGCGCCCTCGATGATAGCGCCGTAATACCCACAGGCAAGGGATCCAGACTTGCCTTTACTACTGATTCTTATGTAGTCAAGCCCCTTTTTTTCCCTGGAGGCGACATAGGAAGGCTTTCGATCTGTGGAACTGTAAACGACCTTGCTATGGCAGGGGCCAGGCCTTTGGGACTCTCAGCCTCTTTTATCCTGGAGGAGGGTTTCTCCGCAGGGAAGCTTGAAAGGGTTCTCTCTTCGATGAAGGAAGCCGCTATGGAGGCAGGGGTGATGGTGGCAGCGGCAGACACAAAGGTCGTAGAGCATGGGGCGGCGGAAGGGCTTTTCATCACTACATCCGGAATCGGGGTTATATCCGAAGGGGTGGATATAAGCGGATCCAGGGCAATGGCTGGCGATGCCGTTATCATTAACGGCCCGATTGGAGATCATGAGATAGGAGTGCTCGTTGCCAGGGGTGACCTCTCACTGGAGGGGAAGATAAAGAGCGATTGTGCCCCGCTAAACGGCCTTGTGCAGGCGATGCTGGATACTTGCGGCAATATTCATGTCCTAAGGGACCCAACCAGGGGAGGGCTTGCAACCGTCCTTTGGGAGATTGCCAATGCATCAAAGGCGGGGGTTATCATCGATGATCAAAAGGTAAAGGTGAGACAAGAGATAAAAGGAGTATGTGACCTGCTCGGATTTGATCCTTACTATCTGGCCAATGAAGGGAAGCTCGTTGCCTTTGTCCCTCAGGAAGAGGCGGAGACAGTCCTTGAGGCAATGAAGGCAAACCCTCTGGGCAGGGAAGCAGGGATAATAGGAGCGGTTGTGGATGAAAACCCTGGAAAGGTTCTTCTTAAGACCAGGATAGGGGGCTACAGGCTTCTTGAACCCTTAAGCGGCGAGCAATTCCCCAGGATTTGCTGAATAAGATCCCGGGTATGAGAATTTGGTAACCGATCACAGGGTGCTTCTTCTTTCAACATGCTCTCGCCCTTTGTTTTCTGAGGCCTTTGCAGCACGGGACCCTCCCCGTTCTCCTTCGCTGCGCTCCGGAGCCGGGGTCTCCCATGCTGCAAAGGCCAAGAAAACTTGCAGGGCTGACGCAAATCGTTTTCAGAAGAAGCACCCTGTGATCGGTTACAAATTAGGATATGCCCTCATTGAGGCTTTCTTTATCAGCGGCGGGAAAATCGTGGCAGATTCGCTCCAGGTATGGCACAATAGAAACAGGAGTTGTGCATATGGCTGAAAGAATAGGTGTTTTTGTATGCGAATGTGGTCCGAACATAAAGGATGCGATGGATATAGATGAGGTAGTGAAGTTCGCCCAAGGCCTTGAAAATGTGGTTCTGGCCAGACCTTTTGGACTTTTGTGTTCTGAGGAGGGCAAGGAGCTTGTTGAGAAAGAAATTAAGGAACATGACCTGACCAGGGTGGTGATCGCGGCCTGCTCCCCAAAAGAACACGAGGCTACTTTTAGGGAAATCCTAATGAATGCGGGCCTTAATCCCTTCCTTTTGCAAATCGCCAATATCAGAGAGCAATGCGCCTGGGTCATTAAGGATAAGTCCCTTGCCACTGACAAGGCAAAGGCAATCATTAATGCAGCAGTCAGGCGGGTTGTTCACCATGAACCCCTGGAAATTAATGAGCTGGAATGCCAGACGGATGTCCTTGTAATAGGGGCCGGGGTTGCGGGGATAAGTGCTGCGCTGACGCTGGCACAAAAAAATAGAAAAATCTATCTGGTTGAGAAGTTGCCATGTCTTGGAGGAAAGGTCGCCTTGTACGAAGACCTGTTTCCAACCCTGGAGTGCGCCTCTTGTATGCTCGATCCGGTATTAGATGAGGTCTTACATAACGGGCAGATTGAGGTTCTTACATTTAGTGAAGTCCAAGAAGTCCTGGGTTTTTATGGAAATTTCGTGGTCAAGGTCAGGAAGAAAGCAAGATTCGTGGATATTGGCACTTGCATTGGCTGCGGGGTGTGCCTTGAGGTTTGCCCTGTTAAGGTAAGAAATGAGTATAATGAGGGACTTGATGAACGACGGGCCATCTATATTCCTTATACCGGTGCCCTGCCAAACGTGCCGGTCATAGATAAAGGGCACTGTTTACGCTGGCAGGCAGAGGCGTGCAACGCCTGCCAGGAAGTCTGTCCTTTCGGCTGCATCAACTACGAAGAAACCGATCAGGTCCAGGAATTGAAAGTGGGTGCAATCGTCTTGGCTACGGGGTTTGACATATTTGATCCAAGGCGTGCACCCCGGTATGGATACGGAAAGATTGAAGATGTATATACCAGCCTTGAATTTGAAAGACTCGTAAATTCCACCGGGCCAACACAAGGGGAAATCTTGTTAAAGAACGGCAAGCCGCCAAAAAAATTGCACTTGTTCATTGTGTTGGTTCCAGGACCAGCGTGTTCAATGAACACTGCTCCGGTCTCTGCTGCATGTATTTGCTGAAATTTGCCCATCAAGCCATGCAGAAATTGCCAGACGTTTCTGTCGTTGAGCTATATTCAGATCTCTGCCTGCTGGGAAAAGAATCACAGGCCTTCTTTAACAGGGTCTCCAGTAAAAACGGCCTGGAGCTGCTTCGCATGAAAGATCCCAATTCGATCAAAATAGTTGAAGAAAACGGCAAGATATCAATTAAATATATAGATGTGCATGGGCACTCAAACTCGGTTACTCCTGATATGGTGGTTTTGGCCCCGGCCATTGAAGGGGCAAGAGATGCCCAGGTCTTGTCCGAGGTTCTGGACATATCACGAGATAGGGCCGGTTTTTTTATTGAGAAACACACAAACATAGCCCCTGTCTCGACGCTCAGAGAAGGCGTCTTCGTTGCCGGCTGTGCACAGGGACCAAAGGACATCCAGGGCTCGTTTGCGCAGGGCCAGGCGGCAGCAGGCAGGATCCTGTCACATCTTATCCCTGGAGAGAAGCTGGCGCTTGAGGCTATGACTGCCGAGGTGGATGAAAACCTGTGTTCCGGGTGTAAAATATGTATCAGCCTGTGTCCTTACAAGGCAATAACTTACGATGACGTGGAAAGACATGTTACAATCAATGAAATTCTGTGCAAGGCGTGCGGCGTTTGCTCCGCGGCTTGTCCCAGCGGGGCCGTTAAGGCCAAACATTTTACGGATACGGCGATATCTGCAGAAATAAAAGGGCTGGTTGAGCATTGTCAAGGTAAAGATGGGTCGTTTTGAACCTAAAATCGTTGGTTTTCTCTGCAACTGGTGTTCTTATGAAGGTGCAGATTCTGCAGGCAGAGAGCGAAAAGTGTATCCGGCAAACCTAAGGGCCATACGGGTTTTGTGCAGCGGCAGGACGGATCCCCAATTCATCCTGCAGGCCTTCAAGGAGGGAGCCGACGGGGTCCTTATTCTGGGATGCCACCCTGGCGACTGCCATTATAAAGAAGGTAATTTTTAGGCACTCAAGAGATACATAGTCTTAAAAAAGATGCTTGCCGAATTTGGTATAGAAGGAGACAGATTGAGGCTTGATTGGATTTCAGCCGGCGAGGGAGACAAGTTCGTTAGGGTTGTTTCGGAAATGGTTGAGAAAGTGAGGCAACTTGGGCCATTGCCTCGTTGATGCCGGAAAAAATCGGGATTTCTCACGGTTTTGTCGTAAATATCCGGTGGACCCGTCCGTGGTCCACCGGCAACCGGTCACACAGGGTGCCCCTTCTTCCAACATGCTCTCGCCCCTTGTTTTCTTAAGGCCTTCGCAGCATGGGAGACCCTCCCCCGTTCTCCTCCGCTGCGCTCCGGAGCCGGGGGTTTCCCATGCTGCGAAGACCAAGAAAACTACAGGGCTGACGCAAATCGTTTTCAGAAGGAGCACCCTGTGTGACCGGTTGCTGCAGGAGCGGTTTGCCTTTTGCAGGGTTTTGGGTAGCGGGCCGGATTGCACTGCCTCTCCGGTCTGCGATGAGTGAGCTTTGAAACCCGGAAAAAGGTAACCGCTTCAAGGCGGGATATAAAGAGTTTACCGAATATTTATGTTTTGTCTTGAGAGAAGCCGCGACGCCGGATAGGAGCTGGGGTGAAACTTTATGGCATTGAGGCCTTATAAGGTATGACGAAAAAACCGAAGATTGCGCTGTATTGGTGTTCGGGCTGCGGGGGATGTGAGGAATCCGTCATTGACCTGGCAGAGGATATCCTGAAGGTGGCCGCGGCCGCAGATATCGTATTTTGGCCGGTGGCAATCGATTTCAAATATAAGGACGTACTTGCGTTAAATGATGGTGAAATTACGGCAACCCTGATAAATGGGGCCGTCAGAATGGGTGAGCAAGAACAGATAGCCAAGATATTGAGGAAAAAGTCTAAGCTCGTGATAGCCCACGGAAGCTGTGCACATCTTGGTGGCATAGTCGGGCTGGCCAATTTTTATAAAGGGGAAGCCGTACTGAGCCGGTCATACAAGGAAGTTCCCACAGTAAAAAATCCTCAGGGCACGTTGCCCAAGGTTGAAACCGTAGAATCCGGCCGGCGGTTGAAGCTGTCGGGTTTCCATGATCATGTAAAGGCCTTGGATCAGGTAGTCGATATAGATTATTATATACCTGGTTGTCCTCCAACGCCTGATCTGGTGCAAAATGCGATCATGATGATCCTGGAGGACAGGCTCCCTGCAAGGGGGAGCGTGTTGGCGGAAAAGAAGGCCTTATGCGATACATGCCCCCGAAGAGACAGCAGGCCCAACAGGTCGCGGATAAAAGAGTTTAAAAGACTTTACGAAACAGAGTGGGACACTGCAAAGTGTTTTTTGGACCAGGGTATCATCTGTCTTGGCCCTGCCACGAGAGGCGGCTGCGGTGCAAGGTGTATAAATGCAAACATGCCATGTCGAGGTTGTTTTGGACCCACAGATAATGTGATAGACCAGGGGGTAAAATCTTTATCCTTCCTCGCGTCTATGATCGACTCAAGAGACGGGGAGACACTCAAGAAAATAGCGGATTCAATCCCTGATCCTGCCGGGTTATTTTACAGGTATAGCCTGGCTTCGTCGATACTGAAAGGGAAAATCATCAAGGGGACAACATGAGGCGAATTACAATCGATCCGATAACAAGGTTAGAAGGTCATGGAAAGATTGATATTTTCCTTGATGGTAAGGGGGGTGTAGAGAGGGCCTATTTTCAAGTGCCGGAGTTCAGGGGCTTTGAAAAATTTTGCGAAGGTAGGGCCGTCGAAGAGATGCCTACGCTTACACAAAAGATCTGCGGAGTCTGTCCTACCGCACACCATATTGCATCAACCAAGGCATTGGATGATCTCTTCAAGATAGAACCACCTGTGGCAGCAAAAAAGATCAGAGAACTCATGTATAATGCATTTATGTTTGAAGATCATATGTTGCATTTTTATTTTTNNNNNNNNNNNNNNNNNNNNNNNNNNNNNNNNNNNNNNNNNNNNNNNNNNNNNNNNNNNNNNNNNNNNNNNNNNNNNNNNNNNNNNNNNNNNNNNNNNNNNNNNNNNNNNNNNNNNNNNNNNNNNNNNNNNNNNNNNNNNNNNNNNNNNNNNNNNNNNNNNNNNNNNNNNNNNNNNNNNNNNNNNNNNNNNNNNNNNNNNNNNNNNNNNNNNNNNNNNNNNNNTTTTTTGGAGTTCCCGATTTTGTAGTTGGTCAAGATGCCTCCAAGTCTGAAAGAAACGTCTTTGGCATAATAGCTAAACTTGGCGCTGAAATTGGCAAAAAGGTCATTGATATCAGAAAAAGGGTCCGCGGGATAAACGCCACAATTAGCGGAAGCCCTCTTTATCCTGTTTGCGGCCTTCCCGGTGGTATCTCAAAGGCCTTAAGCAGGGAAGATAGGGATAGTATAAAGGCCGTAACGAGAGATGCGGTAGAATTTGCGAAGTTTACACTGAAGATATTTGATGATGTAGTTCTCAAGGACAAAAAATATATCGATTTAATCACTGGTGATACCTACTATCACAAGACTTATTACATGGGCCTGGTAGATGAGGAAAACAAGGTAAATTTTTATGATGGGAAGATAAGGATTGTTGATCCAGAAGGGAAGGAGGTAATGATATTTGCGGCACAGGACTATCTGAAACATTTGGAAGAACGGGTTGAACCATGGAGCTATGTAAAAATGCTCTACTTAAAAGATATCGGCTGGAAGGGATTCATCGACAGCAAAGATAGCGGGATCTACAGGGTTGCTCCTCTTGCCAGGCTGAACGTATCTGACGGAATGGCTACGTCCCTGGCACAGGGCGAGTATGAGAGGCTGTTCGGGCTGCTTGGAGGAAAACCTGTTCATAGCACATTAGCCTATCATTGGGCCAGGCTTGTTGAAAGTCTATATGCGGCAGAGAGGATGGTTGAGCTTGCCGAAGACGACGATATTGCCGATCCTAAGGTAAGGAACATTCCTAAAGAGACTCCTAAGGAAGGCATAGGTGTCTGTGAGGCCCCAAGAGGAACGCTTTTCCATCACTATGAAACAGACGAGTCCGGGATGGTACAAAAAGTAAACCTGTTGGTTGGTACACAGAATAACGCTGCATCTATTTGTATGTCAATTGAAAAGGCTGCTCGCCTACTTATAAGGCATGGTAATGTTTCTGATGGCATACTCAATATGATAGAAATGGCATTCAGGGCCTATGATCCATGTCTTGCCTGCGCAACACATAGCCTTCCTGGCGAAATGCCTATGATTATAAGTATATATGACAAGAAAAAAGAGTTGGTAAAAGAGATAAGGAGAGACTGATAGCCAAGATGAAGAGAACCTTGCTTTTAGGTATTGGCAATACGATAAGAGGGGATGATGGCGTGGGGATCTTTACGGCAAGGGCATTAAAAAAAGAAATACATTATACTAATATCCATATAATGGGAACACAAGAGATATGCATTAATTTACTGGATATAATTGCGGATTATGAAAAGGTAATAATAATCGATTCCATCCGTACTGGGCATAAAGAACCAGGGTATATTTATCGGTTTGCCAGCTTAGAGAGCAATCTAATGGGATTTGCTAAAGATAGATTCGGGACTTTCATAGAGCCATACT
Coding sequences within:
- the hypE gene encoding hydrogenase expression/formation protein HypE, producing the protein MKEKGGKILLAHGAGGKLTHDLIHALFLPFLKNKLLCALDDSAVIPTGKGSRLAFTTDSYVVKPLFFPGGDIGRLSICGTVNDLAMAGARPLGLSASFILEEGFSAGKLERVLSSMKEAAMEAGVMVAAADTKVVEHGAAEGLFITTSGIGVISEGVDISGSRAMAGDAVIINGPIGDHEIGVLVARGDLSLEGKIKSDCAPLNGLVQAMLDTCGNIHVLRDPTRGGLATVLWEIANASKAGVIIDDQKVKVRQEIKGVCDLLGFDPYYLANEGKLVAFVPQEEAETVLEAMKANPLGREAGIIGAVVDENPGKVLLKTRIGGYRLLEPLSGEQFPRIC
- a CDS encoding oxidoreductase; its protein translation is MTKKPKIALYWCSGCGGCEESVIDLAEDILKVAAAADIVFWPVAIDFKYKDVLALNDGEITATLINGAVRMGEQEQIAKILRKKSKLVIAHGSCAHLGGIVGLANFYKGEAVLSRSYKEVPTVKNPQGTLPKVETVESGRRLKLSGFHDHVKALDQVVDIDYYIPGCPPTPDLVQNAIMMILEDRLPARGSVLAEKKALCDTCPRRDSRPNRSRIKEFKRLYETEWDTAKCFLDQGIICLGPATRGGCGARCINANMPCRGCFGPTDNVIDQGVKSLSFLASMIDSRDGETLKKIADSIPDPAGLFYRYSLASSILKGKIIKGTT
- a CDS encoding Ni/Fe hydrogenase subunit alpha; this encodes MRRITIDPITRLEGHGKIDIFLDGKGGVERAYFQVPEFRGFEKFCEGRAVEEMPTLTQKICGVCPTAHHIASTKALDDLFKIEPPVAAKKIRELMYNAFMFEDHMLHFYF
- a CDS encoding Ni/Fe hydrogenase subunit alpha — its product is FFGVPDFVVGQDASKSERNVFGIIAKLGAEIGKKVIDIRKRVRGINATISGSPLYPVCGLPGGISKALSREDRDSIKAVTRDAVEFAKFTLKIFDDVVLKDKKYIDLITGDTYYHKTYYMGLVDEENKVNFYDGKIRIVDPEGKEVMIFAAQDYLKHLEERVEPWSYVKMLYLKDIGWKGFIDSKDSGIYRVAPLARLNVSDGMATSLAQGEYERLFGLLGGKPVHSTLAYHWARLVESLYAAERMVELAEDDDIADPKVRNIPKETPKEGIGVCEAPRGTLFHHYETDESGMVQKVNLLVGTQNNAASICMSIEKAARLLIRHGNVSDGILNMIEMAFRAYDPCLACATHSLPGEMPMIISIYDKKKELVKEIRRD